A part of Lactobacillus sp. ESL0700 genomic DNA contains:
- a CDS encoding sucrose-6-phosphate hydrolase, translating into MEWSRKQRYASYQSYDEKYISKIRQQTRQSKYLPHYHIHPSSGLLNDPNGFSYFNQKWHLFYQSFPFGAVHGVKSWNHLTSTDLVSWEDLGLSILPDTDYDRQGVFSGSAIALDDELFIMYTGNTRDQEWQRTSYQMGAWLNKDNKLTKIAHPLITQPDFTTSNIRDPQIIKYQNEFYCFLGAQDRKTSMGRILVYHSKNLDNWTSLGYVKFPSEIPCEMIECPNLLFIDGHPVFIFCPQKLDKTVLDYDNIYPNIYWLGESFDFKSLKFTSKQLPQNLDEGFDLYASQGINYQNQAYAVSWIGLPDISYPTDSENWANCLSLVKELHVQDNKLVQMPVHAIKKYRQQPQKLFTNTEIISTGQFELALKIPAQTQNCLNLGTNDEKVMLYFDTQKGELVLDRSMAGGSFAQEYGTKRSLKVLPNHELTLDIFVDHSVIEIFVNNGLATMTGRFFLNEKNIKVWFTNNTDLEYTGIYWNIKMR; encoded by the coding sequence ATGGAATGGTCACGCAAGCAACGCTACGCTTCATATCAGAGCTACGATGAAAAATATATTTCAAAAATTCGTCAACAAACAAGGCAGTCTAAGTATTTGCCACATTATCATATTCATCCTTCTTCTGGATTGTTAAATGATCCCAATGGTTTTAGTTATTTTAATCAAAAGTGGCATCTCTTTTATCAATCATTTCCTTTTGGAGCGGTTCACGGAGTTAAGTCATGGAATCATTTGACGTCGACTGACTTGGTTAGCTGGGAAGATTTGGGGTTAAGTATTTTGCCTGATACTGATTATGATCGGCAAGGCGTTTTTTCGGGTTCTGCTATTGCACTGGATGATGAACTTTTTATTATGTATACGGGCAATACTCGCGATCAAGAATGGCAAAGGACTTCATATCAAATGGGGGCCTGGCTTAATAAAGATAATAAACTTACTAAGATTGCCCACCCCTTGATTACTCAGCCCGATTTTACAACCAGCAATATCCGCGATCCGCAAATAATTAAGTATCAGAATGAGTTTTATTGCTTTTTGGGTGCGCAGGATCGTAAAACAAGCATGGGACGGATTTTGGTTTATCATTCAAAAAATTTGGATAATTGGACTTCGTTAGGCTATGTTAAATTTCCATCTGAAATACCATGCGAAATGATCGAATGCCCCAATTTGCTCTTTATTGATGGGCACCCAGTTTTTATATTTTGCCCACAAAAATTGGATAAAACAGTTCTGGATTATGATAATATTTATCCCAATATTTATTGGCTAGGTGAAAGTTTTGACTTTAAAAGTTTAAAGTTCACGAGCAAGCAACTACCGCAAAATTTAGATGAAGGCTTCGACCTCTACGCAAGCCAGGGGATTAACTATCAAAATCAGGCTTATGCAGTTAGTTGGATTGGATTACCGGATATCAGTTATCCGACCGACTCTGAAAATTGGGCTAATTGTTTGAGTTTGGTAAAAGAACTGCATGTCCAAGATAATAAATTAGTCCAAATGCCGGTTCATGCGATTAAAAAGTATCGTCAGCAGCCACAAAAGCTTTTTACAAATACTGAAATAATTAGTACAGGACAATTCGAATTAGCACTAAAAATTCCTGCTCAAACCCAAAACTGTTTAAACTTAGGCACAAATGATGAAAAAGTTATGCTCTATTTTGATACTCAAAAGGGCGAGCTGGTATTAGATCGCTCAATGGCTGGCGGAAGTTTTGCACAAGAGTATGGTACTAAACGTTCGCTAAAAGTTTTACCAAATCATGAGCTAACCTTAGACATTTTTGTAGATCATTCGGTAATTGAAATTTTTGTTAATAATGGGTTAGCCACAATGACTGGGCGCTTTTTCCTTAATGAAAAAAATATCAAGGTTTGGTTCACTAATAATACTGATTTAGAGTATACTGGCATATATTGGAATATAAAGATGAGGTAA
- the alr gene encoding alanine racemase gives MVPGIHRPAAVHVDLDAIRQNVRQELKHLELGQKLFAVVKANAYGHGAVKVAQVAAEEGTAGFCVAILDEALELRQAGITQPILVLGVTPAEYAVLAAANGVSLTVPDLAWLKAAAAELAATDWQLKIHLAIDSGMGRIGFSEDQEFVAANDFLLAHERSFYVEGMFTHFASADSSDDSYFKQQVARFNHLKDLLKVKPKWIHVDNTAASIFGKKIHSDLVRFGIGLYGLNPSSNPASSDLPAQIKLQPALSFESELVQVHLIHRGQGVGYGSTYVADGDQIIGTVPVGYADGFIRKFQGFKIKVGDEYCPIVGRVCMDQLMVRLPYEMPAGTKVVLIDKNPAAPNNIKAAADYVDTIHYEVACLLDDRLPRIYDHE, from the coding sequence ATGGTTCCAGGAATACATCGTCCGGCAGCAGTTCATGTCGACTTGGATGCAATTAGACAGAATGTTAGACAAGAATTAAAGCACTTAGAATTAGGGCAAAAATTGTTCGCGGTGGTTAAGGCCAATGCATACGGTCACGGCGCGGTTAAGGTTGCTCAAGTGGCGGCTGAAGAAGGTACCGCGGGTTTTTGTGTCGCGATTTTAGATGAGGCATTGGAGTTGCGGCAAGCCGGCATTACGCAGCCGATCTTAGTGTTAGGGGTAACTCCAGCTGAGTATGCGGTTCTAGCAGCAGCGAACGGTGTCTCATTGACGGTGCCAGATTTGGCATGGTTAAAGGCGGCAGCGGCAGAATTAGCAGCTACTGACTGGCAGTTAAAGATCCACTTGGCGATTGATTCTGGCATGGGGCGCATTGGTTTTAGCGAAGACCAAGAATTTGTGGCCGCGAATGACTTTTTGTTAGCTCATGAGCGCAGCTTTTATGTGGAAGGAATGTTTACTCACTTTGCATCGGCTGATAGCAGCGATGATTCCTACTTTAAGCAGCAAGTTGCCCGCTTTAACCACTTAAAAGATTTGCTTAAGGTTAAGCCGAAGTGGATTCACGTTGATAATACTGCAGCTAGCATTTTTGGTAAAAAAATCCATAGTGACCTGGTGCGCTTTGGGATCGGTCTCTATGGTTTAAATCCATCTTCGAATCCAGCTAGCAGTGATTTACCTGCTCAAATTAAACTGCAGCCAGCGCTGTCATTTGAAAGTGAGCTGGTACAAGTCCATCTAATTCACCGCGGTCAAGGAGTTGGCTACGGCTCAACTTATGTTGCCGACGGTGACCAAATAATTGGAACGGTTCCCGTGGGCTACGCTGACGGCTTCATTCGGAAGTTTCAGGGCTTTAAAATTAAGGTCGGGGATGAATATTGCCCGATTGTTGGCCGCGTTTGTATGGATCAGTTAATGGTACGTCTGCCGTATGAAATGCCTGCTGGCACTAAGGTAGTGCTGATTGATAAAAATCCGGCCGCACCTAATAATATTAAGGCAGCAGCTGATTATGTCGATACCATTCATTATGAAGTTGCCTGCTTATTAGACGATCGTTTACCACGAATTTATGATCACGAATAA
- the acpS gene encoding holo-ACP synthase has translation MIVGVGIDAVEVERVAKIVAKGDNFAKRALTPKEFAQYQKLQGKRKVEYLGGRFSIKEAFSKAMGTGLGKSLGLQDVETLWDDLGHPVTTSPKFSGKIFPSITHDNHEIITLIVLEK, from the coding sequence ATGATTGTTGGCGTAGGAATTGACGCAGTTGAAGTAGAACGAGTTGCTAAGATTGTTGCCAAGGGTGACAACTTTGCCAAACGGGCGTTAACACCCAAAGAATTTGCCCAATACCAAAAATTACAGGGCAAACGCAAGGTTGAATATCTTGGTGGCCGGTTTTCAATTAAAGAAGCTTTTTCTAAAGCAATGGGGACAGGCCTCGGTAAATCCCTTGGCTTGCAAGATGTGGAAACCTTATGGGATGATTTGGGTCACCCCGTAACGACTTCGCCTAAGTTCAGCGGCAAAATTTTCCCAAGTATTACCCATGACAATCACGAAATTATTACATTAATTGTGTTGGAGAAATAA
- a CDS encoding DEAD/DEAH box helicase produces MKFSELGLNDELLKAIKRSGFEEATPIQEQTIPLALAGKDVIGQAQTGTGKTAAFALPILQNLEKQHKTIQALIIEPTRELAIQTQEELFRLGRDEKARVQVVYGGADIGRQIRSLKKQVPAILVGTPGRLLDHLKRKTIDLEDVNTIVLDEADEMLDMGFIQDIESILSYVKNRKQTLLFSATMPKPILHISEKFMNNPEIVRIKAKELTADLIDQYFVRAKDSEKFDIMCRLIDVESPDLAVIFVRTKRRVDEVNRGLQARGYNAAGIHGDLSQARRMSVLKRFRAGKLDILVATDVAARGLDISGVTHVYNYDIPQDPDSYVHRIGRTGRAGQNGMSVTFVTPNEIGYMRTIEQLTKKKMEPLRPPSDDQAFRGQLKVAKSKIEDLMKEDLSKYTQDANELLENYSAVDLASALLKNLSKDSSKVEVKISSEKPLPYKGGGRRNGGGRGRGHYGHGSRGGHGSRGGYRGGDRNHRGGDRDHGHGGYRGDRSRRNSGGHNFVIKNKKD; encoded by the coding sequence GTGAAATTTTCGGAATTAGGATTAAATGATGAGCTTCTAAAAGCGATTAAGCGTTCAGGCTTCGAGGAAGCAACTCCAATCCAGGAACAAACAATTCCACTTGCCTTAGCGGGCAAAGATGTGATTGGTCAAGCACAAACCGGTACTGGTAAGACAGCTGCCTTTGCTTTGCCAATTTTACAAAACTTAGAAAAGCAACATAAGACTATTCAGGCGTTAATTATTGAACCAACGCGTGAATTAGCAATTCAAACACAAGAAGAACTTTTCCGTTTGGGCCGCGATGAAAAAGCGCGCGTCCAAGTTGTTTACGGCGGGGCTGACATTGGCCGCCAAATTCGCTCACTTAAAAAGCAAGTGCCAGCAATCTTAGTTGGTACTCCTGGTCGTTTACTTGACCACTTGAAGCGTAAGACAATTGACTTAGAAGATGTCAACACGATCGTGCTTGATGAAGCCGATGAGATGCTCGACATGGGCTTTATCCAAGATATTGAAAGTATCTTGAGCTACGTTAAGAACCGCAAGCAAACTTTGCTGTTCAGTGCAACGATGCCGAAGCCAATTTTACACATCAGTGAAAAATTCATGAACAATCCTGAGATTGTTCGCATTAAGGCAAAAGAATTAACCGCTGACTTGATTGACCAATACTTTGTTCGGGCTAAAGATTCAGAAAAATTCGACATTATGTGTCGGTTAATTGATGTTGAAAGTCCCGACTTAGCAGTTATCTTTGTTCGGACCAAGCGTCGCGTTGATGAAGTTAATCGCGGGCTGCAAGCACGTGGCTATAATGCTGCTGGTATTCACGGAGACTTGTCACAAGCTCGCCGGATGAGCGTTCTAAAACGTTTCCGTGCAGGTAAGCTGGATATCTTAGTTGCAACTGATGTTGCTGCTCGTGGACTTGATATTTCAGGTGTAACCCACGTTTACAATTATGATATTCCTCAAGACCCAGATTCATACGTACACCGTATTGGCCGTACTGGTCGTGCTGGTCAAAATGGGATGTCTGTTACCTTTGTTACGCCAAACGAAATTGGCTACATGCGGACAATTGAGCAACTAACTAAGAAGAAGATGGAACCACTCCGTCCACCATCAGATGACCAAGCTTTCCGCGGTCAATTGAAGGTTGCCAAGTCTAAGATTGAAGACTTGATGAAGGAAGACTTGTCTAAGTACACCCAAGATGCTAATGAACTGCTAGAAAACTATTCAGCAGTTGATCTTGCTTCTGCCTTGCTCAAGAATTTATCTAAGGATTCTTCAAAGGTTGAGGTTAAGATTAGTTCCGAAAAGCCATTGCCTTACAAGGGCGGTGGTCGTCGTAATGGTGGTGGCCGCGGTCGTGGTCATTACGGTCATGGCTCAAGAGGTGGTCACGGCAGCCGCGGCGGTTATCGTGGTGGCGACCGCAACCATCGCGGCGGCGATCGGGATCATGGTCATGGCGGTTATCGCGGTGACCGTTCACGTCGCAATAGCGGTGGTCACAACTTTGTGATTAAGAATAAAAAAGATTAA
- the murF gene encoding UDP-N-acetylmuramoyl-tripeptide--D-alanyl-D-alanine ligase — translation MKMQLAEIAKAINSTCEGDEQTIITSVAFDSRKITDGGLFVPLKGERDGHDFIDSAIANGASATLWQKGHANKPTTIAVLEVDDPLLSMQKLAQYYLNKVNPTVVGITGSNGKTTTKDMTAAVLAKRFNVHKTDANFNNEIGVPMTILEMKPNTEILVLEMGMDHAGQLHHLSELTHPDVSVITMIGEAHIEFLGSREGIADAKMEITDFLREDGEFIYNGDEPLLRERSAKINQAKVTFGFAKDDTVYATGFRSYKHHATFTINSSQKQFSIPMIGKHNVSNAMSALCVGRYFGESDEEIATALANFTPTANRMEWEKGDVGEDIMSDIYNSNPTAVRAVLTSFGQIQVPEGSRRIAVLGDMLELGKRSDALHAGLADSLDPQVINEVYLFGAEMNNLATALEGKYAPENLHYYKEDQMPQMIAALKNDIKPHDIVVLKGSHGMHLEKVLERLR, via the coding sequence ATGAAAATGCAACTGGCAGAAATTGCCAAAGCAATCAATTCAACTTGTGAAGGCGACGAGCAAACAATTATTACTTCGGTTGCCTTTGACTCAAGAAAAATAACAGATGGCGGCTTATTTGTTCCCTTAAAGGGCGAGCGCGATGGCCACGACTTCATTGATAGTGCAATTGCTAACGGAGCTTCGGCAACATTATGGCAAAAAGGTCACGCTAATAAGCCAACAACCATTGCTGTGTTAGAGGTCGATGATCCACTGCTTAGCATGCAGAAATTAGCGCAATATTACTTAAACAAGGTTAATCCTACCGTTGTTGGCATTACTGGCTCTAACGGTAAGACGACAACTAAGGATATGACCGCGGCTGTTCTTGCTAAACGGTTTAATGTGCACAAAACTGATGCTAATTTCAACAATGAAATTGGTGTGCCAATGACTATTTTGGAAATGAAGCCAAATACTGAAATTTTGGTTTTGGAAATGGGCATGGATCACGCTGGCCAATTGCATCATTTAAGTGAACTGACTCATCCCGATGTCAGTGTTATTACTATGATTGGTGAAGCCCATATTGAATTTTTAGGTTCACGCGAAGGTATCGCAGATGCCAAAATGGAAATTACTGACTTTTTGCGTGAGGACGGAGAATTCATCTATAACGGGGATGAACCGCTTTTACGTGAGCGCAGTGCTAAAATTAACCAAGCAAAAGTTACCTTTGGTTTTGCAAAAGATGATACAGTTTATGCGACAGGCTTTAGAAGTTATAAGCACCACGCTACGTTTACAATTAACAGTTCACAAAAGCAGTTTTCAATCCCGATGATTGGTAAGCACAATGTTTCTAATGCTATGTCAGCTCTTTGCGTTGGCCGGTACTTCGGCGAAAGTGATGAAGAAATTGCTACGGCATTAGCTAACTTTACTCCGACTGCTAACAGAATGGAGTGGGAAAAAGGCGACGTTGGTGAAGATATCATGAGCGATATTTACAACTCAAATCCGACCGCTGTTCGGGCAGTTTTAACCAGTTTTGGTCAAATTCAAGTTCCAGAAGGCAGTCGCCGCATCGCTGTCTTAGGTGACATGCTGGAATTAGGCAAGCGCTCAGATGCGCTGCATGCAGGGTTAGCCGATAGCCTTGATCCACAAGTGATTAACGAAGTATATTTATTTGGCGCTGAAATGAACAACTTAGCTACTGCTCTAGAAGGCAAGTACGCGCCAGAGAATTTACATTATTATAAAGAAGATCAGATGCCGCAGATGATTGCAGCACTGAAGAATGATATTAAGCCGCACGACATTGTTGTCTTAAAAGGTTCACACGGGATGCACCTTGAGAAAGTATTAGAGCGGCTTAGATAA
- a CDS encoding type B 50S ribosomal protein L31, whose product MKQGIHPDYQEVVFMDSATGAKFVAGSTLKPTETIEYEGKTYPLIRVEITSDSHPFYTGKQKFAQADGRIEKFNKKYGINNK is encoded by the coding sequence ATGAAACAAGGCATTCATCCAGATTACCAAGAAGTTGTCTTTATGGACTCAGCTACAGGTGCTAAGTTCGTTGCAGGTTCAACTTTGAAGCCAACGGAAACAATAGAATACGAAGGTAAAACTTACCCATTAATTCGCGTTGAAATCACTTCAGATTCTCACCCATTCTACACAGGCAAGCAAAAGTTTGCTCAAGCAGATGGCCGGATCGAAAAGTTCAACAAGAAGTATGGTATAAACAACAAGTAA
- a CDS encoding transporter substrate-binding domain-containing protein has product MNKNKTRNTIIGVVVVVIIAIAAFFGIKSSSNHTASSNDSSVVAIKKRGVLRVAVFGDLPPYGWVNAKGERVGYDVRLARQMAKDMGVKIKFVQVNANNRVDTLNSNKADLVLANFTVTPERKQVVDYAKPYMKVSVGVISPKSAPITKASQLTGKSLIVTKGTTAENYFTKKSGINLLKFDSKTQQFNAIKNKRAAALADDNSYLYAWVKKNPNYTVGIKNIGPNQFISPAVKKGNKSLLTWTNKEITKLNGHKFFVNDYNQELKPYFGSEVKPSDIVLN; this is encoded by the coding sequence ATGAATAAGAATAAGACAAGAAACACAATTATCGGTGTGGTAGTTGTAGTAATTATTGCAATTGCAGCCTTCTTTGGCATCAAGTCATCAAGTAATCATACTGCCAGCAGTAATGATAGCAGTGTAGTTGCCATTAAGAAGCGCGGCGTATTACGTGTAGCTGTCTTTGGCGACTTGCCACCTTATGGTTGGGTTAATGCAAAGGGTGAACGCGTTGGTTATGACGTGCGTCTGGCTCGGCAAATGGCAAAAGACATGGGCGTAAAGATTAAGTTTGTTCAAGTTAATGCAAATAACCGAGTAGACACACTAAATTCCAATAAAGCCGACTTGGTTTTGGCCAACTTTACAGTTACACCGGAACGTAAGCAGGTTGTTGATTATGCTAAGCCTTACATGAAGGTTTCTGTTGGGGTAATTTCACCTAAGAGCGCACCAATCACGAAGGCTAGCCAATTAACCGGCAAGAGTTTAATTGTCACTAAGGGGACCACTGCCGAAAATTACTTTACTAAAAAGAGCGGCATTAACTTATTAAAATTTGATTCGAAGACGCAACAATTTAATGCGATTAAGAATAAGCGGGCAGCAGCTTTAGCCGATGACAATTCTTACCTTTATGCTTGGGTTAAGAAGAACCCGAACTACACTGTGGGTATTAAGAATATCGGCCCGAATCAGTTTATTTCTCCAGCCGTTAAGAAGGGCAACAAGTCTTTATTAACTTGGACTAACAAGGAAATTACTAAGTTAAACGGACACAAATTCTTTGTGAATGATTATAATCAGGAATTAAAGCCATACTTTGGTAGTGAAGTTAAGCCAAGCGACATTGTTTTGAACTAG
- a CDS encoding amino acid ABC transporter ATP-binding protein, which produces MTKEILRVEHLNKFYGDWQALHDINFKLEEGEVLTLLGPSGSGKSTLLRCLNGLEQFNEGAIYFKGQKITPTDQEWQNLRQKIGMVFQSYDLFPNLTVMENILLAPTKVQKRPAEAVKDEAMRLLERVGLIKYVDAYPRELSGGQKQRIAIVRALAMHPEIMLFDEVTASLDPEMVRGILQIMTDLAKKDHMTMIIVTHEMNFAAQIADQVLFLEDGKIIENTPGKQFFTKPQTDRAQEFLTSMDF; this is translated from the coding sequence ATGACGAAAGAAATTTTACGAGTTGAACATTTAAATAAATTTTATGGTGATTGGCAGGCTTTGCATGACATCAACTTTAAGTTGGAAGAAGGCGAAGTTCTGACCTTACTTGGGCCATCAGGCTCAGGTAAAAGTACCTTGCTGCGGTGTCTTAATGGCCTTGAGCAATTTAATGAAGGTGCGATTTACTTTAAAGGCCAAAAGATTACGCCGACTGACCAAGAGTGGCAGAATTTACGCCAAAAGATTGGCATGGTCTTTCAGAGTTATGATCTGTTCCCTAATTTAACCGTGATGGAAAACATTTTGCTGGCGCCAACCAAGGTGCAAAAGAGGCCAGCAGAAGCGGTCAAAGATGAAGCAATGCGGCTTTTAGAGCGTGTGGGGTTAATTAAGTACGTTGATGCTTACCCGCGTGAATTATCCGGCGGGCAAAAGCAGCGGATTGCAATCGTGCGGGCCTTGGCCATGCATCCAGAAATAATGCTCTTTGATGAGGTAACAGCTTCACTTGACCCGGAGATGGTGCGCGGCATTTTGCAAATCATGACTGATTTAGCTAAAAAGGATCACATGACCATGATTATCGTTACGCACGAGATGAACTTTGCGGCGCAAATTGCCGATCAGGTCCTGTTTTTAGAAGACGGTAAAATTATCGAAAATACGCCGGGCAAGCAGTTCTTTACCAAGCCGCAAACCGACCGAGCACAAGAATTTTTAACAAGTATGGATTTTTAA
- a CDS encoding amino acid ABC transporter permease: protein MAHSAINVFFAGDNFARLMQGLWTSVWIAAVSLVFGLILGTVFGVLRTLPNKIVRFILRLYLEFFRIVPTIVLLYLAYYILPRQLHINWPASWMAVLAFALWVAAEFSDIVRGAIESVPLAQKKSGLALGLSRVQLFRYVLLPQAFRLELPATINLATRVIKTTSLLMTISIIDVIAVGQQIIEANNQQYPNGVFWIYGLIFILYFVIDYPLSAWAKRLAAKK, encoded by the coding sequence ATGGCACATTCGGCAATTAATGTTTTTTTCGCTGGAGATAACTTTGCACGGCTAATGCAGGGGTTATGGACTTCTGTTTGGATTGCAGCAGTTAGCTTAGTGTTCGGGCTAATACTAGGCACGGTTTTTGGTGTTTTAAGAACATTACCTAATAAAATTGTGCGCTTTATTTTACGACTCTACCTTGAATTTTTCCGGATTGTACCAACAATTGTCTTACTGTATCTAGCCTACTATATTTTGCCGCGGCAGCTGCATATTAATTGGCCGGCTAGTTGGATGGCAGTATTGGCATTTGCCTTATGGGTCGCCGCAGAATTTAGTGATATTGTGCGCGGGGCAATCGAGTCCGTGCCATTAGCGCAGAAGAAGTCGGGTTTAGCACTGGGCTTAAGTCGAGTGCAACTGTTTCGTTATGTCTTGTTGCCGCAGGCATTCCGACTGGAACTGCCAGCAACCATTAACTTGGCAACGCGAGTAATTAAGACGACTTCGCTGTTGATGACAATCAGTATCATTGACGTGATTGCAGTTGGCCAACAAATTATCGAAGCCAACAACCAACAGTATCCCAATGGCGTCTTTTGGATTTATGGCTTGATTTTTATTTTATATTTTGTAATCGACTATCCATTATCAGCTTGGGCCAAGCGATTGGCTGCTAAAAAGTAG
- a CDS encoding amino acid ABC transporter permease, which translates to MSWQIITQSLPIFGKAFVLTLWLSLVGIVGSIIVGIISSLVQYFKVPVLGQIITAYVELARNTPLLIQLFFLYYAFPVLGLKMSAETCGIIGLIFLGGAYMAEGFTGGFTGVSVNQIDNGKALGMNKLQLARYVVFPQGFALSMPALTANIIFLIKETSIFSVIAIPELTNTALDLIGMYYRSNEYLLVLVIAYAIILIPVILLLNYLERRVRYGTFGN; encoded by the coding sequence ATGAGCTGGCAGATTATAACGCAGAGTTTACCGATTTTTGGCAAAGCATTTGTGTTAACTCTTTGGCTGTCGCTAGTCGGAATTGTGGGCTCGATTATTGTCGGTATAATTAGCAGTTTGGTGCAATATTTTAAGGTGCCGGTGCTAGGCCAAATTATTACAGCTTATGTGGAATTGGCACGCAATACACCGCTATTAATCCAGTTGTTTTTCTTATATTATGCATTTCCCGTTTTGGGTTTAAAAATGTCGGCTGAAACGTGTGGCATTATTGGACTAATCTTTTTGGGCGGTGCTTATATGGCAGAGGGATTTACCGGTGGATTTACTGGTGTAAGTGTTAATCAGATTGATAACGGTAAGGCTCTGGGGATGAATAAGTTGCAGTTAGCACGCTATGTGGTTTTTCCCCAAGGGTTTGCCCTCAGCATGCCGGCATTGACCGCGAACATTATCTTTTTAATTAAAGAAACCTCAATCTTCTCGGTAATTGCTATTCCAGAATTGACCAACACGGCATTAGACCTGATTGGAATGTATTACCGCTCTAACGAATACTTGTTAGTGTTAGTTATTGCTTACGCAATTATTTTGATTCCGGTTATTTTACTGCTCAATTATTTGGAAAGGAGGGTTCGTTATGGCACATTCGGCAATTAA
- a CDS encoding GRP family sugar transporter, producing the protein MNTTALLVGLGPLLGWGLFPTIASKIGGKPANQILGTTLGTFIFGLVYALVGGYALPTGTVLLLSIISGIGWASAQIVTFMSFGLVGSSRAMPITTAFQLLGASLWGVIALGNWPGIPAKIVGTIALAAIILGAYMTVWSEKKTAQKASLLKKATIWLLFGEIGYWAYSAAPQAAHIDGQHAFLPQAIGMLLTGIVYGIYVAIKHKEENPFTEVVSYKQIFAGFFFAFAALTYLISAQPNMNGLATGFVLSQTSVILATLTGIWFLGQKKTKKEMAVTIAGLIIILVAAAVTEFI; encoded by the coding sequence GTGAATACAACCGCATTATTAGTTGGTCTTGGTCCACTCTTGGGCTGGGGATTATTTCCGACAATCGCGTCCAAAATAGGTGGTAAACCTGCCAACCAAATTTTAGGTACCACATTAGGCACCTTTATCTTTGGCTTGGTTTATGCACTTGTGGGCGGCTATGCTTTGCCTACTGGGACGGTACTGTTATTGTCAATTATTTCTGGAATTGGCTGGGCAAGTGCACAGATTGTTACCTTTATGTCCTTTGGTTTGGTCGGCTCGTCGCGGGCGATGCCAATTACAACGGCTTTCCAATTATTAGGTGCCTCGTTATGGGGTGTGATTGCCTTGGGCAATTGGCCAGGCATCCCTGCCAAGATAGTTGGAACAATTGCTCTAGCAGCGATTATTCTTGGCGCCTACATGACAGTCTGGTCAGAAAAGAAAACGGCGCAGAAAGCAAGCTTGCTTAAAAAGGCTACCATTTGGTTATTGTTTGGCGAGATTGGTTATTGGGCCTACTCGGCTGCACCACAGGCAGCCCATATTGATGGTCAACACGCCTTTTTGCCGCAAGCAATCGGAATGCTGCTGACGGGGATTGTGTATGGCATCTATGTTGCTATTAAACACAAAGAGGAGAATCCATTCACGGAGGTTGTTTCCTACAAGCAGATTTTTGCTGGTTTCTTCTTTGCCTTTGCTGCTTTAACCTACTTGATTTCAGCACAGCCGAATATGAACGGTCTAGCAACAGGCTTTGTCTTGTCACAGACTTCGGTTATTTTGGCGACCTTAACTGGCATCTGGTTCTTAGGTCAGAAAAAGACCAAAAAAGAGATGGCCGTGACGATCGCTGGGCTAATCATTATTTTGGTTGCTGCAGCCGTAACAGAATTTATCTAA
- the rbsD gene encoding D-ribose pyranase has product MKKTKVINSDLSRVIATMGHFDKLAIGDAGTPVPKDTEKIDLAVTNGIPSFMDVLNNVLEELGIQRIFLASEIKTENPEMLAQIKKRLPDTPIEFITHEELKESLKDCKAFVRTGEMTPFANILLESNVVF; this is encoded by the coding sequence ATGAAAAAGACAAAAGTAATTAATTCAGATTTATCGCGAGTAATTGCGACAATGGGACATTTTGACAAGCTGGCAATTGGTGATGCCGGCACGCCAGTTCCTAAGGACACGGAAAAGATTGACTTGGCCGTGACTAATGGCATCCCTAGCTTTATGGATGTGCTCAACAATGTCCTTGAAGAATTGGGCATTCAACGGATTTTTTTAGCTAGTGAAATTAAAACCGAAAATCCAGAGATGCTGGCACAAATCAAGAAACGCTTGCCAGATACACCGATTGAATTTATTACGCATGAAGAATTAAAAGAAAGCTTGAAGGATTGTAAGGCTTTTGTCAGAACTGGTGAAATGACGCCATTTGCGAATATTTTACTCGAAAGTAACGTTGTTTTTTAA